From one Enterobacteriaceae endosymbiont of Donacia provostii genomic stretch:
- a CDS encoding cytochrome bd oxidase small subunit, CydX/CbdX family, whose protein sequence is MWYLIWLMGILFSCILTIFITLYKEKKNI, encoded by the coding sequence ATGTGGTATTTAATTTGGTTAATGGGAATATTGTTTTCATGTATTTTAACTATTTTTATAACCTTGTATAAAGAAAAAAAAAATATATAA
- the cydB gene encoding cytochrome d ubiquinol oxidase subunit II: protein MLNHKILCIIWSLIITILMTGSVLTNGIDMGVGILLFIIGKNNLERRVMINTIAPHWDGNQVWLITTGAALFAAWPIVYATIFSCFYIPIILLLISLFLRPIGFEYRSKIKNKIWQQICDIFIFIGSIIPPFILGITLGNIFKGIPFYMDKYYHIFFKGYFIDLFDLSSIIISITILIIIINHAASYLQIRIIEKNINYRLNIILKLFSILSIILLILSFISIVFYTKGYKIHLSLYDNDVNNFLKIYNITHEKYLWINNFKKHQYLYIIPLLSIFFTLFMMISSICKRLIMTFIFSILNIVSVITTIGIMIFPFIVPSSIKSIQSLTIWNATSSTLTLKIMLYIVIIFMPFVLMYTFWCYKKMFFKINKKEIQKKSDFYY from the coding sequence ATGTTAAATCATAAAATTTTATGTATAATTTGGTCATTAATAATTACTATATTAATGACAGGATCCGTTCTTACTAATGGAATAGATATGGGAGTAGGTATATTATTATTTATTATTGGAAAAAATAATCTTGAACGAAGAGTTATGATAAATACTATTGCTCCTCATTGGGATGGTAATCAAGTTTGGTTAATTACAACGGGTGCTGCATTATTTGCAGCATGGCCTATTGTATACGCTACTATATTTTCCTGTTTTTATATTCCAATTATATTATTATTAATATCTTTATTTTTACGTCCTATAGGTTTTGAATATCGTTCAAAAATTAAAAATAAAATATGGCAACAAATATGTGATATATTTATATTTATAGGTAGTATAATACCTCCCTTTATTTTAGGTATAACATTAGGTAATATTTTTAAAGGTATTCCATTTTATATGGATAAATATTATCATATCTTTTTTAAAGGATATTTTATAGATTTATTTGATCTTTCTAGTATAATAATCAGTATTACTATACTGATCATTATTATTAATCATGCTGCATCTTATTTACAAATTAGAATTATAGAAAAAAATATTAATTATCGATTAAATATAATTTTAAAATTATTTTCTATATTATCAATAATTTTATTAATATTATCATTTATTAGTATTGTTTTTTATACAAAGGGTTATAAAATACACTTATCATTATATGATAATGATGTTAATAATTTTTTAAAAATATATAATATTACTCATGAAAAGTATTTATGGATCAATAATTTTAAAAAACATCAATATTTATATATAATACCACTATTAAGTATATTTTTTACATTATTTATGATGATATCATCTATATGTAAAAGATTAATAATGACTTTTATATTTTCGATTTTAAATATTGTTAGTGTTATTACAACTATAGGAATTATGATATTTCCTTTTATTGTTCCTTCAAGTATAAAATCTATACAAAGTTTAACTATTTGGAATGCTACTTCAAGTACATTAACATTAAAAATAATGTTATATATAGTTATTATATTTATGCCTTTTGTTTTAATGTATACTTTTTGGTGTTATAAAAAAATGTTTTTTAAAATTAATAAGAAAGAAATTCAAAAAAAATCTGATTTTTATTATTAA